From a single Intestinibaculum porci genomic region:
- a CDS encoding IS110 family RNA-guided transposase has product MKNNIFSKQYDLFIGLDVSKGKADAAIYKRNRDRNVKSKFVRKAIKFKFTKPGVDEFLDTVRHYKDEDCLSVLFTMEVTGVYSDNVYMYIRDHLQESEAVKFLDTKFVDRWRDAHGYAKSDPLDAKTIAQMCATDDDARYVEKAPNYNEENNKKGHANLKLLTHRYQQLNKQLNAEYNRLSAQCEKFFPELTAVFSIRSATALAILEAYPTAHHIIKSSKNEVFNVAYEASKHRCKEAKIDDLFDLCENTIVTLNVPQEAELITVEMVSSIRNLLQTRRNYKKMMVNRASKQPAFKRLQTLIGVGEESAAMILGEVYDIALSKKAENFASYCGLTPRNKKSGSSVDTHGKISKMGSPILRHAIYLASEYARRHNPYLANLFARVKNGNKKRHKLAIVAVANKMARYIYAILKHDSDFVLLYEDLMKLPEDTRATFFQSITTDIPEKTRRCIYKYSDENGVVHDFTFTGNDPEE; this is encoded by the coding sequence GTGAAAAACAATATCTTTTCAAAACAATATGATTTATTTATCGGTTTAGACGTTTCTAAAGGCAAAGCAGATGCTGCCATTTATAAACGTAACAGAGATAGAAATGTTAAATCCAAATTTGTTCGAAAGGCGATAAAGTTTAAATTCACCAAGCCAGGTGTCGATGAGTTCCTCGATACCGTTAGACATTACAAAGATGAAGACTGCCTGAGCGTTCTTTTCACAATGGAAGTAACAGGCGTGTACTCTGACAATGTCTATATGTATATACGCGATCATCTCCAGGAAAGTGAAGCAGTTAAGTTTCTGGATACTAAATTCGTTGACAGGTGGCGCGATGCACACGGATATGCCAAATCCGATCCACTTGACGCTAAGACTATTGCACAGATGTGCGCAACTGATGATGATGCACGTTATGTTGAAAAAGCTCCTAATTACAACGAAGAAAACAACAAAAAAGGACATGCGAATCTAAAACTTCTGACGCATCGCTATCAGCAGCTGAATAAACAGCTAAATGCTGAATACAATCGACTGAGTGCACAGTGTGAAAAGTTCTTCCCGGAGCTTACCGCTGTTTTCTCAATACGTTCTGCGACTGCGCTTGCAATCTTAGAGGCATATCCTACTGCACATCATATCATTAAATCTTCTAAAAATGAAGTCTTTAATGTGGCTTACGAGGCCTCTAAGCATCGCTGTAAGGAAGCTAAAATAGACGATTTGTTCGATCTTTGTGAAAATACCATTGTTACTCTTAATGTTCCTCAGGAAGCTGAACTGATCACCGTTGAAATGGTCAGCAGTATCAGAAATCTGCTTCAGACAAGGAGAAACTACAAGAAAATGATGGTTAATCGCGCTTCAAAGCAGCCTGCATTTAAGCGTCTTCAGACATTAATCGGTGTTGGTGAAGAATCCGCAGCTATGATTCTTGGTGAGGTATATGACATAGCTCTTTCCAAGAAAGCGGAAAACTTTGCATCATACTGTGGATTAACGCCAAGAAATAAGAAATCAGGTTCATCAGTTGATACCCATGGGAAGATTTCCAAAATGGGATCGCCTATCCTCAGACACGCTATATACCTGGCATCAGAGTATGCCAGACGGCATAATCCATACCTTGCCAACCTTTTTGCAAGGGTTAAAAATGGCAATAAGAAGCGCCATAAGCTTGCAATAGTAGCTGTTGCCAATAAGATGGCACGTTATATTTACGCTATTCTTAAGCATGATAGTGATTTCGTACTGCTTTATGAGGATCTCATGAAGCTTCCGGAAGATACCCGAGCCACGTTCTTCCAAAGTATTACTACTGACATTCCAGAAAAGACAAGAAGATGTATTTACAAATATTCTGATGAGAATGGTGTAGTACATGATTTTACCTTTACTGGAAATGACCCAGAAGAGTAA
- a CDS encoding sugar O-acetyltransferase yields the protein MNSEKEKMRQGEWYDANHDPNILKDRLIAADLCFEVNQIKPSDPRRDEVFKKLFGQEFENLVIMTPFTCDYGKNITFGKDCFVNVNCYFMDGGKITLGDHVFVGPSTGFYTAAHPLDVERRNAGLEKALPITVGDNCWFGANVNVMPGVTIGEGCVIGAGSVVTHDIPPYSLAAGVPCKVMKSLKE from the coding sequence ATGAATTCAGAAAAAGAAAAAATGCGTCAGGGAGAATGGTATGATGCAAATCATGATCCGAATATTTTAAAGGATCGCTTGATCGCTGCTGATTTATGTTTTGAAGTCAATCAAATAAAACCGAGTGACCCAAGACGTGATGAAGTGTTTAAAAAACTCTTTGGACAAGAATTTGAAAATTTAGTGATCATGACGCCATTTACCTGTGATTATGGTAAAAACATTACCTTTGGCAAGGACTGTTTTGTCAATGTAAACTGTTACTTTATGGATGGCGGAAAAATCACGCTAGGTGATCATGTCTTTGTTGGTCCCTCAACTGGTTTTTATACCGCTGCTCATCCTTTAGATGTTGAGCGCCGCAATGCCGGCTTAGAAAAAGCTTTACCGATTACCGTAGGGGATAACTGCTGGTTTGGCGCAAATGTCAATGTTATGCCTGGGGTGACCATCGGTGAAGGCTGCGTCATTGGGGCCGGCAGCGTTGTCACCCATGATATTCCGCCATATTCCTTAGCGGCAGGGGTGCCTTGTAAAGTCATGAAATCCCTCAAAGAGTAA
- a CDS encoding helix-turn-helix transcriptional regulator, translating to MKNHIEEIRKQKGIRQEELAKALGVSRQTISSLENGRYNPSIQLAFKLARYFHVTIEELFIFEEED from the coding sequence ATGAAAAACCATATTGAAGAAATCCGTAAACAAAAGGGGATTCGACAGGAAGAACTCGCAAAAGCTTTAGGTGTTTCTCGACAGACGATCAGTTCATTAGAAAATGGTCGTTATAATCCCTCAATCCAGTTAGCTTTTAAACTTGCTCGTTATTTTCATGTCACCATTGAAGAATTATTCATTTTCGAAGAGGAGGACTAG
- a CDS encoding CPBP family intramembrane glutamic endopeptidase → MSKSIKKYLLITFAISWLLMIAGSLMYLKGNEVVYKIALVLVMYVPLFAILLAKIPVSQVKWKLKIKGHWKYLFMSLWAPGILSTLGALLFFLIFRNAFDPQYTTLKKLLGSAGMKQLNASHMSMEMYLLITILQSMLYLPFMNMMAAIGEEAGWRGVLYPALKSAYGTAKGRLFGGLIWGIWHFPIMIIAGYEYGKTYLGAPVLGPLVFCLFTISFGILLDYVYEKTDCIWFPALMHGALNAFTLFSYMVKPSYAQMSILGPGQIGLIGMIPFLITAFLIMKRSGDSL, encoded by the coding sequence ATGTCTAAATCAATTAAGAAATATTTGCTAATTACTTTTGCGATTTCCTGGCTTTTGATGATTGCGGGATCGCTTATGTATTTAAAAGGCAATGAAGTGGTTTATAAGATTGCCTTAGTCTTAGTTATGTATGTCCCATTATTTGCCATTTTGTTAGCCAAAATTCCTGTCTCACAAGTGAAGTGGAAATTAAAAATCAAAGGGCATTGGAAATATCTGTTTATGTCTTTGTGGGCACCAGGCATTTTAAGTACGTTAGGCGCGTTACTCTTCTTTCTGATTTTTCGTAACGCTTTCGATCCCCAGTATACGACTTTAAAGAAATTGCTTGGCAGCGCGGGGATGAAACAGTTAAATGCATCGCATATGAGCATGGAAATGTATTTACTGATTACTATCTTACAGTCAATGCTCTATCTGCCATTTATGAACATGATGGCTGCCATCGGTGAAGAAGCCGGCTGGCGAGGCGTTCTTTATCCAGCGTTAAAAAGTGCTTACGGCACTGCGAAAGGTCGACTTTTCGGCGGCTTGATCTGGGGGATCTGGCATTTTCCAATCATGATAATCGCCGGCTATGAATACGGTAAAACGTATTTAGGGGCACCGGTGTTAGGACCGCTTGTCTTCTGTTTATTTACGATTTCTTTTGGGATCTTGCTAGATTATGTTTATGAAAAAACAGATTGTATCTGGTTTCCTGCTTTAATGCATGGCGCCTTGAATGCTTTTACTCTCTTTAGTTATATGGTGAAACCATCTTATGCACAAATGAGTATTTTAGGGCCAGGTCAGATTGGGCTTATTGGCATGATTCCATTCCTGATTACAGCTTTCCTGATCATGAAGAGAAGTGGTGACAGCTTATGA
- a CDS encoding heavy metal-binding domain-containing protein — protein MKKICIFCGKPIHMLDYGYMDLSDEKAICASCLSRFSTGIPRDAKTADYHHQLYHNIKTSEDYTKLPREDRYLLDERLGNNDDGFTQLLSTTDCLTGYEMTGYLGVISAEYTLGTGFLSSFDSSLADLAGGESETYTKKVHMAKMQALKRLQVVSAHLGGDGVIGIHVDLEVFSRDIIVASCYGTCVTLKKISD, from the coding sequence ATGAAAAAAATCTGTATCTTTTGTGGAAAACCGATCCATATGCTGGATTATGGCTACATGGACTTAAGTGATGAGAAAGCTATTTGTGCTTCCTGTCTCAGTCGTTTTTCCACGGGCATTCCTCGTGATGCCAAGACTGCTGATTATCATCATCAGCTATATCACAACATCAAAACAAGTGAAGATTATACAAAACTGCCACGCGAAGATCGCTATCTGCTCGATGAAAGATTAGGCAATAATGATGATGGCTTCACGCAGCTCTTATCGACAACGGATTGCTTAACGGGCTATGAAATGACTGGATACTTAGGCGTCATTAGCGCCGAATATACCTTAGGGACGGGTTTCCTTTCTTCTTTTGATAGTTCTTTAGCGGATTTAGCAGGCGGGGAATCAGAAACGTATACGAAGAAAGTCCATATGGCGAAAATGCAAGCTCTTAAACGCCTGCAGGTGGTATCGGCGCATCTAGGCGGCGATGGTGTTATTGGCATTCATGTTGATTTGGAAGTTTTTTCTCGTGATATTATTGTGGCAAGCTGTTATGGCACCTGCGTGACACTAAAAAAGATCAGCGATTAA
- a CDS encoding nitroreductase family protein has translation MNVTDLLKDRRSIYALGKDIPVSDDEVIAFIKETTALVPDAFNMKSQRVVVALGDKQDQLWDTIYDAFGGKVAREKIDSFKAAHGTVLYFYDEATVKGLQEQFPLYAANFPIWAQQSNGMLQINIWTGLRALGIGANIQHYNPVIDDAVKKLFNVPENYVLVAQMPFGGILEEAAPKDGEDINARVQIEK, from the coding sequence ATGAATGTAACAGATTTATTAAAAGATCGCCGTTCGATCTACGCTTTAGGAAAAGATATCCCAGTCAGTGATGATGAAGTCATCGCTTTCATTAAAGAAACAACGGCCTTAGTACCAGACGCTTTCAATATGAAATCACAGCGTGTGGTCGTAGCTTTAGGTGACAAACAGGATCAGTTATGGGATACAATCTATGATGCGTTCGGCGGGAAAGTCGCAAGAGAAAAAATTGACAGCTTCAAAGCTGCGCATGGTACTGTTCTTTACTTCTATGATGAAGCAACTGTCAAAGGTTTACAGGAACAGTTCCCATTATACGCTGCCAACTTCCCTATTTGGGCACAGCAGTCTAACGGGATGTTACAGATCAATATCTGGACTGGTTTACGTGCTTTAGGCATCGGCGCTAACATTCAGCACTATAACCCAGTTATTGATGATGCCGTTAAGAAATTATTCAATGTCCCTGAAAACTATGTTTTAGTTGCTCAGATGCCATTTGGCGGGATCTTAGAAGAAGCGGCGCCAAAAGATGGCGAAGACATCAATGCGCGCGTACAGATTGAAAAATAA
- a CDS encoding class I SAM-dependent methyltransferase encodes MNTWDSETYNQKFHYVSDYGKALFDLIDFKQVETAIDLGCGTGILTNALASQHINVVGLDASSSQIAKARESYPKLMFIQKDASSFRVNHPVDLIFSNALFHWIPESAQEKMMKCIGEALKSGGQLVFECGGYGNNVMIHHALEQVFKKHGYTYSMPFYFPTIGDYAPMIEKAGMIVQYAKLFKRPTPLSGEDGLSDWIRMFVTKPFIGIDQQEKNQMIEECVESLRKDMYHHGTWYADYVRLRMKAIKKVK; translated from the coding sequence ATGAATACGTGGGATAGTGAAACCTACAATCAAAAATTTCATTATGTATCTGATTATGGCAAAGCCTTGTTTGATCTGATTGATTTTAAACAAGTGGAAACAGCTATTGATCTTGGCTGCGGCACGGGCATACTAACCAATGCTTTGGCTTCCCAGCATATTAATGTCGTGGGCTTAGATGCCTCATCAAGTCAGATTGCGAAAGCGCGTGAGAGCTATCCAAAACTGATGTTTATTCAAAAGGATGCCTCTTCTTTTCGCGTCAATCATCCCGTTGATCTGATTTTCTCAAATGCCCTTTTTCATTGGATTCCGGAGAGCGCGCAGGAAAAGATGATGAAATGCATCGGGGAGGCATTAAAAAGCGGTGGTCAGCTTGTTTTTGAGTGTGGCGGCTATGGTAATAATGTGATGATCCACCATGCTTTAGAACAAGTTTTTAAAAAACATGGCTATACTTATTCTATGCCTTTTTATTTTCCAACAATTGGTGATTATGCACCGATGATTGAAAAGGCGGGGATGATTGTCCAATATGCGAAATTATTTAAAAGACCCACTCCATTAAGCGGAGAAGATGGTTTAAGTGACTGGATCAGGATGTTTGTGACGAAACCATTTATCGGAATCGATCAGCAGGAAAAGAACCAAATGATTGAAGAATGCGTGGAAAGCTTACGAAAAGATATGTATCATCATGGCACCTGGTATGCGGATTACGTCCGTTTAAGAATGAAAGCAATTAAGAAAGTGAAGTAG
- a CDS encoding metalloprotease family protein gives MAQQQLSPRQAQRLQNFEDIFADRREKGFLAKVIIVRLKDTIIMPLIALLLWGITYGVMQYLHVDFPYWLLLGPTLILGVILRELLRGLAYAMASRHGFSDLCFHMTWRRLLFKCDLVMPISQKGYAWGNLCPWLLLGLVPILLGVFYKNHLFLAYGIFMLIACLSDLLVFFKVMRFKSSAARVDVIDHPVRSGYVFFEK, from the coding sequence ATGGCACAGCAGCAACTCTCGCCGAGGCAGGCACAGCGATTACAAAATTTTGAAGATATTTTTGCGGACCGTCGGGAAAAAGGTTTCCTTGCGAAAGTCATCATCGTTCGGCTTAAAGATACGATTATTATGCCTCTGATCGCCTTGCTTTTATGGGGGATCACCTATGGGGTTATGCAATACTTACATGTTGATTTTCCTTATTGGCTTCTTCTTGGCCCGACACTTATTTTAGGGGTTATTCTGCGGGAATTATTACGTGGCTTGGCCTATGCGATGGCGAGTCGTCATGGCTTTAGTGATTTATGTTTTCATATGACCTGGCGCCGTCTGCTTTTTAAGTGTGATCTGGTAATGCCAATTTCGCAGAAAGGCTACGCCTGGGGAAATTTATGCCCTTGGCTTTTACTAGGCCTCGTACCGATTCTTTTAGGCGTCTTTTATAAAAATCATCTCTTTTTGGCTTATGGGATTTTCATGCTCATTGCTTGTTTGAGTGATCTGCTTGTCTTTTTCAAAGTGATGCGCTTTAAAAGCTCGGCAGCACGAGTTGATGTGATTGATCATCCAGTGCGTTCTGGCTATGTTTTCTTTGAAAAATAA
- a CDS encoding GNAT family N-acetyltransferase: MQIRRAEVKDIPSLITLLNEVLEIHARIRSDIFISGTTKYTHEELEKMIQDDQKPIFVAVDDHDDVLGYVFTQIVKQPFSTNMVPFTSLFIDDLCVDNKTRGLGVGKALLDFVKAEAKRLGCYEVTLNVWAGNDAAIRFYEKNGLKIKETTMEFILDEKADH, encoded by the coding sequence ATGCAAATCCGAAGAGCAGAGGTTAAGGATATTCCGTCACTGATCACATTATTAAATGAAGTATTAGAAATCCACGCCCGGATCAGATCAGATATTTTTATTTCTGGGACAACCAAATATACCCATGAAGAATTAGAAAAGATGATTCAGGATGATCAAAAGCCGATCTTCGTGGCGGTTGATGATCATGACGATGTCTTAGGGTATGTTTTTACACAAATTGTCAAACAGCCGTTTTCTACTAATATGGTGCCTTTCACATCATTATTTATCGATGATCTATGTGTGGATAATAAAACCCGCGGCCTTGGCGTTGGCAAGGCCTTATTGGATTTTGTGAAAGCAGAAGCGAAACGCTTAGGCTGTTATGAGGTAACTCTTAATGTCTGGGCCGGTAATGATGCGGCGATACGTTTCTACGAAAAAAATGGCTTAAAAATCAAGGAAACAACGATGGAATTTATTCTTGATGAAAAAGCGGATCATTAA
- a CDS encoding CPBP family intramembrane glutamic endopeptidase: MIGGFCLLFKRERPLLDIVKEGRGNTTLSLFFGLLSGIVLNAFCVILAYLHNDFTLLFNSFAPLQLLALLFAVLIQSGAEELLVRGFMMQRLERRYSPLLAMIVSSMLFAALHLFNPHVTMIAVINLFLFGFFMALVTTFYQSLWMVIGIHAAWNYTQAIIFGLPNSGIPATYSIFSLMHPMKSAFYDPLFGIEGSLCAMLLLILLIAAMAFLNVYKWKSAFSKHE; encoded by the coding sequence GTGATAGGAGGATTTTGTCTGCTTTTTAAGCGGGAAAGACCACTTCTTGATATCGTAAAGGAAGGGCGTGGAAATACGACATTAAGTCTCTTTTTTGGCTTATTATCAGGGATTGTCCTCAATGCCTTTTGCGTTATCTTAGCTTATTTACACAATGATTTTACTTTACTGTTCAATAGCTTTGCGCCATTGCAGCTGCTTGCTTTACTGTTTGCCGTCCTTATTCAGTCAGGGGCAGAAGAACTTTTAGTACGAGGATTTATGATGCAGCGGTTAGAGCGTCGTTACAGTCCGCTTTTAGCGATGATTGTCTCGTCCATGCTTTTTGCGGCTTTGCATCTGTTTAATCCGCATGTCACGATGATCGCGGTGATCAATCTTTTTCTCTTTGGTTTTTTTATGGCTTTAGTCACTACTTTTTATCAGAGCTTATGGATGGTGATCGGTATTCATGCGGCTTGGAATTATACCCAAGCGATCATCTTTGGCTTACCTAATAGCGGAATTCCTGCCACATATTCCATCTTTTCATTAATGCATCCAATGAAAAGTGCCTTCTATGATCCGCTATTTGGAATCGAAGGTTCCCTCTGTGCGATGTTATTACTGATTTTACTGATCGCCGCAATGGCTTTTCTCAACGTTTATAAGTGGAAGAGCGCATTTTCGAAACATGAATAA
- a CDS encoding LysR family transcriptional regulator, with protein sequence MELRVLQYFLAVCQEESISKAAQTLYLSQPTLSRQLKDLEKELGKQLFIRGNRKIALTEEGMLLRTRAEEILTLVGKTKNDIISSDEHLTGEVVIGSAETRGVKELVTVMKSLQSHYPALRFSIISGDETQVLEQLENGLIDTGIISGTVNNHKYQVLPLHYTDHLGLLMRKDDPLSQTDAIHISDLKNLPLIISRQMANERLLEQYLHLSKSDCRVVAKTNLLFNASLMVEEGLGYCLCYEGIIHTDDASALTFKSIEPAITFPLKMVWKSAIQMSKPTQKFIDALTNYEKRLQ encoded by the coding sequence ATGGAATTACGTGTTTTACAATATTTCTTAGCTGTCTGTCAGGAAGAAAGTATATCTAAAGCGGCTCAAACGCTTTATCTTTCTCAGCCGACCCTTTCTCGTCAGTTAAAAGATCTCGAGAAGGAACTCGGCAAACAGCTTTTTATACGAGGGAATCGTAAAATCGCATTAACAGAAGAAGGGATGCTTTTAAGAACGCGAGCGGAAGAAATATTAACTTTAGTGGGAAAAACTAAAAATGATATTATTTCATCCGATGAACATTTAACGGGGGAAGTGGTCATTGGCTCAGCCGAGACGCGCGGCGTTAAAGAACTCGTGACCGTTATGAAATCTCTCCAAAGTCATTATCCCGCTTTACGTTTTTCAATTATTAGCGGTGATGAAACCCAGGTTTTGGAGCAGCTCGAAAATGGTCTGATTGATACGGGCATTATCAGCGGGACGGTCAATAACCATAAGTATCAGGTCTTACCTTTACATTATACTGATCATTTAGGACTGTTGATGCGTAAAGACGATCCTTTATCGCAAACTGATGCCATTCACATATCGGATTTAAAGAATTTACCGCTGATTATCTCTAGACAAATGGCTAATGAACGACTCTTAGAGCAGTATCTGCACTTATCCAAAAGCGACTGTCGCGTCGTTGCGAAGACAAACCTCCTTTTTAATGCCTCATTAATGGTTGAAGAAGGCCTTGGTTACTGTCTCTGTTACGAAGGGATCATCCATACCGATGACGCTTCTGCTTTAACTTTCAAAAGCATCGAGCCAGCGATCACGTTTCCTCTAAAGATGGTCTGGAAAAGTGCTATTCAGATGTCAAAACCTACCCAAAAATTCATTGATGCGCTGACAAACTATGAAAAAAGGTTACAATAA
- a CDS encoding Rrf2 family transcriptional regulator: MQVSTKFTIAIHILVATEYFNNQKMKVTSDFLSMSIGSNPVIIRNLMLNLKEEHLIEIKRGPGGISLLKPLNEITYLDVYKAVETKSTDELFKYHEHPNIECPVGRNIHQALEDSLDEIQQAFEKELSLHKVEDVYDNVLKQLSLEKVSKQEEKAHAF; this comes from the coding sequence ATGCAAGTTTCTACCAAATTTACTATTGCGATTCATATCCTTGTCGCAACGGAATATTTCAATAATCAAAAGATGAAAGTCACCAGTGACTTCTTATCTATGTCAATTGGTTCTAATCCTGTTATCATTCGTAATCTGATGCTCAATCTCAAAGAAGAACATTTAATTGAAATTAAACGTGGTCCAGGGGGTATTTCATTATTAAAACCACTTAATGAAATTACGTATTTAGATGTTTATAAAGCGGTCGAGACAAAAAGTACAGATGAGCTTTTTAAATATCATGAGCACCCGAATATTGAGTGCCCAGTTGGACGCAATATTCACCAGGCTTTGGAAGATTCATTAGATGAGATTCAGCAGGCTTTTGAAAAAGAATTATCCTTACACAAAGTGGAAGATGTTTATGATAATGTGCTTAAGCAATTATCATTAGAAAAAGTATCAAAACAGGAGGAGAAAGCGCATGCCTTCTAA
- a CDS encoding DUF2200 domain-containing protein has translation MPSKIYSMSFAKIYPLLVQKVVRKGRLPEEADAVISLLTGYSSEEIHAACEANVDYSTFFANAPHYHEHADALKGRVCNVRVETIEEPLMKQIRQLDLLIDLLAKGKSLEAITSLFGE, from the coding sequence ATGCCTTCTAAGATTTATTCGATGTCATTTGCGAAAATCTATCCTTTGCTTGTCCAAAAAGTCGTTCGCAAAGGTCGTTTACCCGAAGAAGCCGATGCCGTGATCAGCTTGTTGACGGGGTATAGCAGTGAGGAGATTCATGCAGCCTGTGAAGCGAATGTGGATTATTCAACCTTCTTTGCCAATGCGCCGCACTATCATGAACATGCCGATGCGCTTAAAGGACGCGTCTGCAATGTTCGCGTTGAAACAATCGAGGAACCCTTGATGAAACAAATCAGACAATTAGATTTACTTATTGATTTGTTGGCGAAGGGAAAATCATTAGAAGCTATTACGTCATTATTTGGCGAATAG
- a CDS encoding MFS transporter, whose translation MAFSLSQAPQEKMGLLMGIALMITGVAPAIGPTLGGTMIMHVDWRAIFWFLMPFLIFSLCAGSYAIRQSLPLSKPSFDLLGYFFLALSFICLIVGASLSSQGWTSPRVLLLMLGFIVFLMLFVMHSLHHDNPIIHPQIFAVRPFTASLITYVSTNFMTLGLGFLIPNFLQLTLHKSALTAGVIMMPGAVVALLFIPLSGKIYDQRGVKGNALAAVIFMMLAQLLFFFNVSHATLISCLIIYMIYALGQGFSMGTYMTHALAQIPEKESADGNAIFNTLLQLFGAIGTSIVSSVVATSQKGGITASNTAIGTAHGYLLLVALSVVAFICALITIHDDHAAKA comes from the coding sequence ATAGCTTTTTCTTTATCCCAGGCGCCACAGGAAAAAATGGGTCTGCTTATGGGTATTGCCTTGATGATTACCGGGGTAGCTCCAGCCATTGGCCCAACGCTTGGCGGTACTATGATCATGCATGTCGACTGGCGTGCCATCTTTTGGTTTTTAATGCCATTTCTCATCTTTTCTTTGTGTGCGGGCAGTTATGCGATCCGGCAGTCATTGCCACTAAGCAAACCTTCATTTGATCTTTTAGGTTATTTTTTTCTCGCCTTATCTTTTATTTGCCTGATTGTCGGGGCATCATTAAGTTCACAGGGCTGGACATCACCTCGCGTCCTGCTGTTAATGCTTGGCTTCATCGTATTTCTAATGCTGTTTGTCATGCATAGTTTACATCATGACAATCCGATTATTCATCCTCAGATTTTTGCAGTCAGACCTTTTACTGCCAGTCTAATCACTTATGTCTCCACAAATTTCATGACTTTAGGTCTCGGTTTTCTCATTCCTAACTTTCTGCAGTTAACTCTGCATAAAAGTGCCTTAACCGCTGGTGTTATCATGATGCCTGGCGCTGTCGTCGCGTTGCTTTTTATACCTTTATCAGGTAAAATCTACGATCAGCGCGGTGTTAAAGGAAACGCATTAGCGGCCGTTATTTTTATGATGTTAGCTCAGCTTCTCTTTTTCTTCAATGTCAGCCATGCCACGCTTATTTCCTGTCTGATCATTTATATGATTTATGCCTTAGGGCAAGGCTTTTCGATGGGCACTTACATGACCCATGCATTAGCGCAAATTCCAGAAAAAGAAAGTGCTGATGGCAATGCGATCTTTAATACGCTTTTACAGCTTTTTGGGGCAATTGGCACATCTATTGTCTCCAGCGTCGTGGCAACGAGTCAAAAAGGCGGGATCACTGCTTCCAACACAGCGATTGGGACAGCGCATGGTTATCTTTTATTAGTAGCTTTATCAGTGGTTGCGTTTATTTGTGCCTTGATCACCATTCATGATGATCATGCTGCAAAAGCTTAA
- a CDS encoding LytR/AlgR family response regulator transcription factor — MLTYNYKQAGKLVCDYMDHIKIKYGIWGEDMKILLIDDDLTFACQLREDALAYFGHDVTVIIETQYRLSSDDDIDAFFIAIQSDDLRGFELAQALQEKYKAPLVIFVSNNAELVFKALVIGMFQFIRKEHYQEDLEAVFPQLKAELEKRIYSITIETSGRTLTIIPPRIEYFVVINHELIVVSNNQPTVLRSTVKKALNLFHYPYLVQIRRGTVVNLDYVTSVKGHILMIDEKSFTISRKYYADFKSAWKKYHI; from the coding sequence ATGTTAACATATAATTATAAACAAGCCGGGAAACTTGTTTGTGATTATATGGATCATATTAAAATAAAGTATGGGATATGGGGTGAAGATATGAAGATCCTTTTAATTGATGATGATCTCACTTTTGCATGCCAGCTGAGAGAAGATGCGCTCGCTTATTTTGGTCATGATGTCACTGTCATCATAGAAACGCAATATCGGTTATCAAGCGATGATGATATTGATGCTTTTTTTATCGCGATTCAATCAGATGATCTTCGCGGCTTCGAATTAGCGCAAGCGCTGCAGGAAAAATATAAAGCTCCACTGGTGATCTTTGTGTCAAATAATGCGGAGCTTGTCTTCAAAGCGTTAGTGATCGGGATGTTTCAGTTTATTCGAAAAGAGCACTATCAGGAAGATCTCGAAGCTGTTTTTCCGCAGCTGAAAGCGGAATTAGAAAAACGTATTTATTCGATCACGATCGAAACATCCGGACGTACGTTAACGATTATACCGCCACGTATTGAATATTTCGTGGTTATTAACCACGAATTAATTGTTGTTTCTAATAATCAGCCTACCGTTTTACGTTCCACTGTGAAAAAGGCCTTAAATCTTTTTCACTATCCGTATTTAGTGCAGATTCGTCGCGGCACGGTGGTGAATCTTGATTATGTTACATCGGTAAAAGGTCACATTTTAATGATTGATGAAAAATCATTTACGATCTCACGAAAGTACTATGCGGATTTTAAATCAGCTTGGAAAAAATACCATATTTAG